The Bacteroidia bacterium genomic sequence CCATCTATCGAATTACTTGATTTTATGGGTACTCCGATAACTGGAAGTGGCGTGTGAGACGCCGTCATTCCAGGTAAATGTGCGGCACCACCAGCACCTGCAATAATTACTTTTAAGCCTCTGGCGACTGCAGTTTTGCCGTATTCCAGCATTTTCTCAGGCGTACGATGCGCTGAAACAATACTTATTTCAAACGGAATTTCGAGTTTGTCCAATACCAATGCGGCTTCGTTCATCACCGTTAAATCGGATTGGCTACCCATGATAATACCTACAAGTGCTTTCATTTTTATTTTTTTACGAAATAACTTTTAATTTTTCTTTTACGAATATTGCTTTTTTCTTCGCTTTTTCAATAGTTTCAGCAAGAATAGTTACGTGCCCCATCTTTCGAAAAGGCTTTGTCATTTTTTTTCCGTACAGATGTACATAAACTTCTTTTTCCGCTAAAACTGCTTCTAATCCTTCGTATTTGACATCGCCTTGAAAATTTTTATCGCCCAATAAATTTACCATTACACTGGGTGAACTGATTTTTGTATCGCCCAAAGGCAAATTTAAAATAGCACGTAAATGCTGCGCGTATTGCGATGTGAAATTTCCTTCAATTGTTTGATGTCCGCTGTTGTGCGGACGAGGAGCCATTTCGTTTACTAAGATTTCTCCATCTTTTGTAACAAACATTTCAACAGCAAGCAAACCGACAATTCCTAATTTTTCAACTATTTGAAGTGCGATTTCAGTTGATTTTTTTTCTGTCTTTTCAGAAATATCAGCCGGAGAAAATAAAAATTCTACCAGATTAGCTTCTGCATTAAATTCCATTTCAACAGCAGGAAAACAAGCACTTTCACCCGATTTATTTCTGGCAACAATCACCGAAATTTCTTTTTCGAAATCAATTAATTTTTCCAACACACTAGGCGCATCAAATGATTTTTCAATGTCTGATTCGTTGCTTAATTTCATTACGCCTTTTCCGTCATAACCGCCTTTACGGAGTTTTTGCATAAAAGGAAAATGCGCTTTATGCGAAAGCGTTTCTAATTTATTTTCCGATAAAAAATAATCGGCAGTAGGAAAATTATGCTCGCTGTAAAATTTTTTTTGCAAACCTTTGTCTTGAATCATTCGCAAAATATTTGGCTGTGGATAAACTGCCAAGCCTTCTTTTTCGAGGCGTTCGAGCGCATCCACATTTACGTGTTCAATTTCAATAGTCAATAAATTAACGGTTTTTCCGAATTGATATACTGTTTCAAAATCACGAATATCGCCAACAGTAAAATCAGAAACAATTTCTTTACAAGGTGCATTTTTATCGGGATCTAATATCGCCACCGATAGACTTAAATTGATAGCTTCCTGCACCAACATGCGTCCTAATTGTCCGCCGCCAAGTATTCCTAATTTAAAATTGCCGTAAAAAGCTGAATTCATCCAACAAATATAAAGGGATTTTTTAGTGCTCCGAAAAAATAATTTTTTGAACGCAATTTTAAACAGGCTCTAAGACCTTCTTTTTGTCGGAGCTTTAATTTGGACAACAATTCCGGCTGTTACAAAAGTGCCGCTCCAGCTAATAGTCATATTATTATTGGTCGGATAGCCGAACGAAGAAGTTGCATCCGTAGATAAAATACGATATCCAGCTCTGACTTCCAATCCAAATGTTTTTTGAGCACCGAAAAAATATTTTCCGACAGTTGCAACATGCAATCCAAAACCATTTCCGGAATATGTTCTAATAACATTTGTAGTAGTTTTTGCATTTCCGATGTAAAGATTGTCGTTTTCGGAACCAAACAAGAATCCATAATCAATACCTAATTCTCCACCCGCTTGAAATGCATCCAAAGGATCTAAGCCACGCAGGTATTGCCCTGAAAGATTCATTCCCAATAAATTAAAATATAAATCTCCGTTGGAACCATCTAAAAAAACAGCCGTGTTGTACACAGCATGCGAAGCAGAAATATCAACCTGAAATTCTAAATTCAAATTATCTACTTCGCTTAATTTAAAAGAATTTCCGATAAAAATACTTTTAAACGAAGGACCTCCTTGATCTAATTGAAGTCCGCCATCTCCAGAAGCCGTTTCCGAAGCAAATAAATTTTTCCAATACGAATCGATATCGCCTCCATTATAGCTATTAAAAAGCGAAGCGCGAACACCAAAATAAAGATAATGTGTTTTAGGAGCTGCAACAACGGTTGTTGGTTTTTGTGGCGGAGGCGGAGCATCAATCGGTTTAACAGGAGGCGGAGCTACCGGCGGCACAGGAGGTCTTGTTCCTGTTGGCGAATTGCCTGCGTTGAATACATCTTTTGTCCCATCAGCATATTTGATCATACTTACTTGATCTTTCGGGATGGAATAAACAGGACTGGTTTGCCGATTTTCGTATTTTTTATATTTGATTTCCGTAGTTCCTACTTCCTGCACTACCGCAATGATCTTGATGCCATTGGTTTGCACAATTGTGTCTTGCGACATTGCTGTTTTTCCAATTAAAAAAAGTGCGATTACAAAGAAAAAATGTTTCATATTTTGTTTCGATTTTGATGCTAAAAAAAATATTTTCTTTTTTTAAATACAAAACAAATATAAACGATTTTATAATTTTCGCAAGTTGTCTATTAAATTAATATTTTTCTTGTTGAAAAAATAATTTTGCAGAGATGATTTTTGGCGAGGAAAAAGGTCTTCGAAAAAATAATTTTTTGAATGCAATTTATTCTCCTTTAAAAACAGGTTTTCTTTTTTCGAAAAAAGCCTTTACACCTTCTTGATGATCGTGTGTCTGTGCTGCTTTTACTTGCATATCAGCTTCTAAATCCAATTGTTGTTCCAGCGTATTGTTCATGGATTTGTTGAGTAACTGTTTTGTTAAACCAATTCCGCGCGTCGGCATTGAAGCCAATGTGTTAGCAATGTTCAAAGCTTCTTGAAAAAAATTCGCATCGTCAAATGTTTTGTAAATCATTCCCATTTGTTGCGCTTCAGTCGCCATTATTTTATCTCCGAGCATCATTAAAGCAGCCGCTTTTTGTAAGCCGATATAACGCGGGAGAAAAAAGGTGGCACCACTGTCAGGTATTAATCCGATTTTACTAAACGCTTGAATAAATGCTGCGGAATTAGCAGCAATAACAATATCGCAAGCCAATGCTAAACTGGCACCTGCTCCGGCAGCAACTCCGTTTACCCCACAAACAATAGGTTTTTCGATGGTTCTGATTTTTTGAATAATCGGATTGTAATGTTCGCGCACAATTTTTTCGATTACTGGACCATTTGCATCAACAGCTTCCGACAAATCTTGTCCGGCGCAAAATGCTTTCCCTTCAGCATATATAAAAACAGCACGTATATTTTTATCGGTTTCGCAAATGCTTAATTTTTCTTGCAATTGCAAAGCCATTTCTCTGTTAAAGCTGTTGAATTTTTCAGGGCGATTTAACTTTATTTTGGCAACATTATTTTCGAGTTCGAAGTGTATCAATTCCATAAAATATTTTTTAGATGCATTTAAAATAATCGAAAGGTTCCAAGCAATCGAGGCATTTATAAAGGGCTTTACAAGCCGTAGATCCAAATTGGCTGATCATTTCCGTATGTAAAGAATGGCATTGCGGACATTGAATTTTTTTTTCTTTTCCTGTTAAAGAATTTTTATCAGAACTTGTTTTTTCAGGCGGAGCGATGCCGTATTTTTTTAATTTTTCTTTTCCAGATTCGCTTATCCAATCGGTTGTCCAAGCTGGCGCGTAAACTGTTTTTATGCTAACATTTTGAATTCCTTTTTCGTGAAGTTTTGATTTGATATCGTCCTCAATCACTTTCATAGCAGGACATCCAGTGTAGGTTGGAGTAATCGTAATTTCAGTTTTTTCTCCGTTCGAAAAAATATTTTTTACGATGCCTAAATCCAAAATGCTCAATACAGGAACTTCCGGATCCATCACTTCGCTGAGAAAATTCCGTATTTGCGCTTCGTCAAAAAGCATTTTTGAAAATTTTAAAATTTAATTTGTTACCATTTTGCATCCGGATATGCTCTCGGTAAATATTGCATTTCTGCCAATAAAAATCCAAGATGTTCCGTATGAAATCCTTTGCGACTGCCTGTTTGCATCCAAGTAGATTCGGGCTTTACGAGTGTTGCTGTTTTTAATACTTCGAAAACTTTTTTCTCCCAAAGTGATTTTACTTTCGATAAATCAACTGCAATTTTTTCTTTCAGTAAAATTTCGTCCACTTCATTCATCTCAAAAAATTCTCCAGTAAACATCCATAAATCATTCACCGATTTTTGAATACGCTGATGACTTTCTTCTGTCCCATCGCCCAAGCGAATTACCCATTCGCTGCTGTGGCGCAAATGATACGTCATTTCTTTAAAGGATTTAGCTGCAATGGCAGCAAGCATTTCGTCGGAACTTTTACTTAATTCCTGATAAAAATAGAAATCGAAAACATCCGTAAAAAATTGGCGTACAATTGTTTTTCCAAAATCGCCATTCAGCTGTTCCGCCAACATGGTATTGTAAAATTCATGTTCCTTGCGGAGAAAAGCCAAATCATCTTCTGTTCTATTTTTACCTTCTACTTGTGCCGCATATTGCAGCAAAGCACGCGCATGTCCGATATGATCTAACGCGATATTTGTAAGCGCAATGTCTTCTTCTAAAACAGGACCGTGCCCACACCACTCCGAAAGTCGATGACCTAAAATCAAACTATTATCGGCAAGACGCAAACAATATTGGAATAAAGCGTGTTGAATTTTTTCTTTTTCTGCCATGGCTTAAATGTATTTAACGCCTTCAGGCAATGTGTAAAAGGTAGGATGACGATACACTTTATCGTTTGCCGGATCGAAAAATGAACCAATATCTTCGGGAGAAGAAGCTGTGATAGCAAGGGCTGGAACCACCCAAAGGTTTGTGCCTTCGCCTCTGCGCGTATATACATCGCGTGCATTTTGCAAAGCCGTTTCTTTGTCGGCAGCATGTAAACTTCCTACGTGTTTATGCGGTAATCCGGGTTTTGTTTGTACAAATATTTCCCATAAAATACCTTGATCGTCTGTTGTTGTGCTCATTTTATTTGAAAATTTGAGGTGTTGAGAAAATATTTTTTTAAGCAGCTTGCATTTTATTAGTCTTTTTTTCGGCGTGCGCTTTCGTGGCTGCTCGCACCCAAGCTCCATTTTCGTGAGCGGTTTTACGTGCATTTAAACGTTCACTATTACAAGGTCCGTTTCCTTTTATTACATTAAAAAATTCGTCCCAATTAATTTCTCCGAAATCATAATGTCCTTTTTCTGCATTCCATTTTAAATCTTTATCCGGAATTTTTAATCCGATTAAATCGGCTTGAGCAACGGTTCTATCAATAAATTTCTGACGCAAGTCATCGTTGCTTTCTCTTTTAATTTTCCATTTCATGGATTGCGCACTGTTCGGAGAATGTTCATCGTTCGGACCAAACATCATCACAGAAGGCCACCACCAACGGTTTAGCGCATCTTGTGCCATTGCTTTTTGTTCCGGAGTTCCTTTGGAAAGGTGCGCCATAATTTCATATCCTTGGCGTTGATGAAAACTTTCTTCCTTGCAAATCCGCACCATTGCACGCGCATAAGGTCCGAAGGAACAACGTTGCAACATCACCTGATTTACAATTGCAGCACCATCCACCAACCAACCAATCGCGCCCATATCTGCCCAAGTAAGCGAAGGATAATTAAAAATACTGGAGTATTTTGCTTTGCCGCTGTGCAGTTGATCTAACAATTCTCCGCGACTAATACCAAGTGTTTCCGTAGCGCTGTATAAATATAAACCGTGTCCAGCTTCGTCTTGTACTTTTGCTAATAAAATAAGTTTGGAGCGTAAACTCGGAGCTCGCGTTATCCAATTTCCTTCGGGCAACATTCCTACAATTTCGGAATGCGCGTGTTGCGACATTTGCCGAATCAATTGTTTCCGGTAGGCTTCGGGCATATAATCTTTCGGCTCGATGTATTCGTTGGCATCTATTTTTGCCTGAAAATTTTTTTCTAAAAGGTCTGTCTGTTCCATTGCTGAGTTTTTTTTGCTCGGGTTACAAATATAGGCAATATCTGTTGTTAGTACAAAACAGATATTTTAATAAAAATCACGTTTGAAAAATTATTTTTTTGAAGGCTGGAAATTTATTTTTCAAAAAGAGATTGCGTAAGTCAAAAACATTTTTTCGCGAAGACAATTAGAGCGTTTAAAATTTCTTGTTTTGCTTCGTAGAAACCTGCATGACCAACATTGTCCAATAATAAAATTTCTTTTTTTTCGGGTAATTCGGTTTGTGGTAAAATTAATTCCGGCGGAATAATGCCATCTTTTTTTCCGATGATAAATAAAATGGGATAGTTGGAAAATTTCAAAATCATTTCCCTGTTTTTACGATCTTTCATTCCTTGTAAACACGCTATAATGCTTCGCTGCGAGGTATTTGAAAAAATAATTTTCAAAAACGAAATTTCTTTTTTGAAACGAGTTTTATTTTTTTCGAAAAATAAATTCTCGGCTAACTGATTCGTAAATTGTTTCGGATGTTTTTTCACCAATTGAATGGAGCGATCGCGGTCTTTTTTTTTCGCGTCGGTATCTGCCAAAGCAGAAGAATGAAACAAACAAATACCTTTTAAATTATCGGGAAATAATTCAGCAAAAGCCATTGTAGTATAGCCTCCCATGGAATGTCCGACTAAAATATATTTTCGCAAATGCAAAAAATCCATCACCACTTTTACGCATTCTGCCATCAATTCCATCGAATGCACATAACCAATGCAATCGCTTTCTCCGTGTCCGGGAAGGTCGATGCAGATGATGCGAAATTTTTTGGAGAGCTCGTCTGAAAATTCTTTCCACATTTCCAGCGAAAGCGGAAAACCGTGCAATAAAACAATCGTTCTGCCTTTTCCTTTGTCGGAAAAACGAATGCGGGCGTTTCTAAATTGGGTGTATTGAAACATTAAATTTTGCGACTTGAAAAATTATCTTTTCGCGTTTGTTTTTTTTGAAATTGAAATTTAGGCGTTCAAAAAATTATTTTTTTGAAGCCATTAATGCTTCAATTTCATCAGCTTCAATCGGAATATTTACCATTAAATTTACCGGACCTTTTGCGGTAATTAAAATATCATCTTCCAAACGAATGCCTAATTTTTCTTCCGGAATATAAAATCCAGGTTCGCAGGTAAAAACCATTCCTGCTTCAAACTTGCGGTATTTGCTGCCAATGTCGTGAACATCTAATCCCAAAAAATGTGAAATTCCGTGCATACAATATTTTTTATACAAAGGATTTTCTGGATTTTGTTTTTTCACATCAGCCGCTTTTAACAAGCCTAATTTTATCAATTGTTCTTCCATTAAAACGCCTACCGCTTTGTGATAATCCGTAATGTTATTTCCTACTTTCAACATTTTCATCGCGCCACGCATCACATGCAAAACGGAATTATACACTTCTTTTTGACGTTTGGTAAATTTCCCGCTAACGGGTACTGCACGCGTCATATCCGAAGCATAATTTCCATATTCAGCAGCCACATCCATCAAAATTACATCACCGCTTTTACATTGTTTATTGTTTTCCACATAATGTAAAACGCAGGCATTTAGACCCGATGCAATGATGGGTCCGTAAGCAAACCCACGCGAGCGATTTCGTGTAAATTCGTGTATTAATTCGGCTTCAATTTCGTATTCCCAAACGCCAGGTTTTACAAAAGATAATATTCTTCGGAACCCTTTTTCGGTAATGTTGCACGCTTGTTGCATTAACTTTATTTCTTCCGCAGATTTAATGGCTCTTAAATTTTGCATGATAGGAGCGGAGCGTTCGTATTCGTGCAGCGGAAAATGACTTTTACATTCCTTAATGAAGCGTGCATCGCGGGTTTCCACCACAATATGCGCGCGCGTATGTTCATTGGTATTTAAATAAACATGATCGCATTCCGCCATTAATGCGGCAAAAACAGTTTCGAATTGAGAAATCCAATACACTTTTTTAATGCCCGAAGTTTGTGTAGCTTCTTCTTTTGTATATTTATGTCCTTCCCAAATAGCAATGGTACCGTTGGTTTCGCGCAAAAAAAGGATTTCGCGATGCGCAGCTTCTTTGGCATCCGGATAAATCAATAAAATACTTTCTTCTTGGTCAATTCCTGATAAATAAAATAAATCAGTATTTTGAATGAAAGCCATGGATCCATCAGCATTGGTGGGCATAATATCATTTGAATTAAAAACAGCCAATGAATTTGATTTTAATTGTTTCGCAAAACGTTTTCTGTTTTCGATAAACAAAGAAGAAGGGATGGATGAGTATTTCATAAGCCTTGATTTTAAAGGATTGTTAATTAAGAATTGTTTTAAATAAATTTTTTACTTGATAGAAATAAATCTGCATTATACATTTGTACTCTAAATTTGCTGTTTGTAAAATTATATAATTATTAATTAGAAATATAATTACTGCGTAATATTAGCTGAAACAATTAATTTTTAAAACAAAAACCGCTTTCTACACTATGAATAAGTTTCTACAATTCTTCGCTTCGTCTTTAGGAAAAAAAATTTTGATGGCTTGCACAGGACTTTTCCTCAGCGCCTTTTTAATTGAACATCTCTACGGAAACATAATGCTTTACAAGCACGATAACGGCGTCGCTTTTGATCAGTATACAAAAGATATGACGGGCAGTTTGATAATCCGAATTATCGAAATCGGTTTGTTCGCTACGTTTTTTATCCACATTATTTATGGAATTGGAATTACGCTTCAAAACAGAAAAGCACGTCCGATTAAATATGCCGTAAAAAATGATTCGGCCAACAGCTCTTGGTTTTCGCGTAATATGATTGTGAGCGGATTAATCGTTTTGATTTTTTTAT encodes the following:
- a CDS encoding AIR carboxylase family protein; this translates as MKALVGIIMGSQSDLTVMNEAALVLDKLEIPFEISIVSAHRTPEKMLEYGKTAVARGLKVIIAGAGGAAHLPGMTASHTPLPVIGVPIKSSNSIDG
- a CDS encoding 5-(carboxyamino)imidazole ribonucleotide synthase, with translation MNSAFYGNFKLGILGGGQLGRMLVQEAINLSLSVAILDPDKNAPCKEIVSDFTVGDIRDFETVYQFGKTVNLLTIEIEHVNVDALERLEKEGLAVYPQPNILRMIQDKGLQKKFYSEHNFPTADYFLSENKLETLSHKAHFPFMQKLRKGGYDGKGVMKLSNESDIEKSFDAPSVLEKLIDFEKEISVIVARNKSGESACFPAVEMEFNAEANLVEFLFSPADISEKTEKKSTEIALQIVEKLGIVGLLAVEMFVTKDGEILVNEMAPRPHNSGHQTIEGNFTSQYAQHLRAILNLPLGDTKISSPSVMVNLLGDKNFQGDVKYEGLEAVLAEKEVYVHLYGKKMTKPFRKMGHVTILAETIEKAKKKAIFVKEKLKVIS
- a CDS encoding enoyl-CoA hydratase-related protein, translating into MELIHFELENNVAKIKLNRPEKFNSFNREMALQLQEKLSICETDKNIRAVFIYAEGKAFCAGQDLSEAVDANGPVIEKIVREHYNPIIQKIRTIEKPIVCGVNGVAAGAGASLALACDIVIAANSAAFIQAFSKIGLIPDSGATFFLPRYIGLQKAAALMMLGDKIMATEAQQMGMIYKTFDDANFFQEALNIANTLASMPTRGIGLTKQLLNKSMNNTLEQQLDLEADMQVKAAQTHDHQEGVKAFFEKRKPVFKGE
- the paaD gene encoding 1,2-phenylacetyl-CoA epoxidase subunit PaaD, with the translated sequence MLFDEAQIRNFLSEVMDPEVPVLSILDLGIVKNIFSNGEKTEITITPTYTGCPAMKVIEDDIKSKLHEKGIQNVSIKTVYAPAWTTDWISESGKEKLKKYGIAPPEKTSSDKNSLTGKEKKIQCPQCHSLHTEMISQFGSTACKALYKCLDCLEPFDYFKCI
- the paaC gene encoding 1,2-phenylacetyl-CoA epoxidase subunit PaaC, giving the protein MAEKEKIQHALFQYCLRLADNSLILGHRLSEWCGHGPVLEEDIALTNIALDHIGHARALLQYAAQVEGKNRTEDDLAFLRKEHEFYNTMLAEQLNGDFGKTIVRQFFTDVFDFYFYQELSKSSDEMLAAIAAKSFKEMTYHLRHSSEWVIRLGDGTEESHQRIQKSVNDLWMFTGEFFEMNEVDEILLKEKIAVDLSKVKSLWEKKVFEVLKTATLVKPESTWMQTGSRKGFHTEHLGFLLAEMQYLPRAYPDAKW
- the paaB gene encoding 1,2-phenylacetyl-CoA epoxidase subunit PaaB, with translation MSTTTDDQGILWEIFVQTKPGLPHKHVGSLHAADKETALQNARDVYTRRGEGTNLWVVPALAITASSPEDIGSFFDPANDKVYRHPTFYTLPEGVKYI
- the paaA gene encoding 1,2-phenylacetyl-CoA epoxidase subunit PaaA, whose translation is MEQTDLLEKNFQAKIDANEYIEPKDYMPEAYRKQLIRQMSQHAHSEIVGMLPEGNWITRAPSLRSKLILLAKVQDEAGHGLYLYSATETLGISRGELLDQLHSGKAKYSSIFNYPSLTWADMGAIGWLVDGAAIVNQVMLQRCSFGPYARAMVRICKEESFHQRQGYEIMAHLSKGTPEQKAMAQDALNRWWWPSVMMFGPNDEHSPNSAQSMKWKIKRESNDDLRQKFIDRTVAQADLIGLKIPDKDLKWNAEKGHYDFGEINWDEFFNVIKGNGPCNSERLNARKTAHENGAWVRAATKAHAEKKTNKMQAA
- a CDS encoding alpha/beta hydrolase — encoded protein: MFQYTQFRNARIRFSDKGKGRTIVLLHGFPLSLEMWKEFSDELSKKFRIICIDLPGHGESDCIGYVHSMELMAECVKVVMDFLHLRKYILVGHSMGGYTTMAFAELFPDNLKGICLFHSSALADTDAKKKDRDRSIQLVKKHPKQFTNQLAENLFFEKNKTRFKKEISFLKIIFSNTSQRSIIACLQGMKDRKNREMILKFSNYPILFIIGKKDGIIPPELILPQTELPEKKEILLLDNVGHAGFYEAKQEILNALIVFAKKCF
- a CDS encoding aminopeptidase P N-terminal domain-containing protein; the encoded protein is MKYSSIPSSLFIENRKRFAKQLKSNSLAVFNSNDIMPTNADGSMAFIQNTDLFYLSGIDQEESILLIYPDAKEAAHREILFLRETNGTIAIWEGHKYTKEEATQTSGIKKVYWISQFETVFAALMAECDHVYLNTNEHTRAHIVVETRDARFIKECKSHFPLHEYERSAPIMQNLRAIKSAEEIKLMQQACNITEKGFRRILSFVKPGVWEYEIEAELIHEFTRNRSRGFAYGPIIASGLNACVLHYVENNKQCKSGDVILMDVAAEYGNYASDMTRAVPVSGKFTKRQKEVYNSVLHVMRGAMKMLKVGNNITDYHKAVGVLMEEQLIKLGLLKAADVKKQNPENPLYKKYCMHGISHFLGLDVHDIGSKYRKFEAGMVFTCEPGFYIPEEKLGIRLEDDILITAKGPVNLMVNIPIEADEIEALMASKK
- a CDS encoding succinate dehydrogenase cytochrome b subunit, whose amino-acid sequence is MNKFLQFFASSLGKKILMACTGLFLSAFLIEHLYGNIMLYKHDNGVAFDQYTKDMTGSLIIRIIEIGLFATFFIHIIYGIGITLQNRKARPIKYAVKNDSANSSWFSRNMIVSGLIVLIFLCLHLYNFFIPHRIGNLDATQTYYQTLLIVFHSGLYVSIYCLGVVMLGAHLNHGFQSAFQSLGLKNKKYTSLLSAIGSGFALIMTIGFISFPILFYFGIVS